GCTTATTATCAGATGAGCGCTGCTGGTATTGAGCTGCAGCATATCGGCGCGAAGCCGGTTATAGCCATTCAGAACCTTTTGCAGATCCACAAAACAGCCGACCATGGTTTCGCTATCCTCGCGGCTCATCTCCAGTGCTGCCGAGCGGGCATCTATCTCTCTCCAATGATCAAGCTTTCGACCATATTCAAATATACGGTCATTGACATACGTCATTGTCGGCAGAGGGCCCTGGATCTGGACAAAATCCTTTTCTCTCGCTGTCTCCGAAGGAAGGCGTATTTCCTGGGGTTGGGTGATTTCTTTTTGCGAGTCAAAATCTACCGGAGAGCTGCTTACTCCGGGATAGGAGCCATCTCCATCTCTGCTCTCTCTGCTCTCTCTGCCATAACTCTCCTCCTGCAGCGGTGGTGCGTATTTCGGGGGGGAGCCGCAGCCAGTAAACAGCAGAGCACAAATGACACATACTACCGGTATTTTTAAGGAAGACATTTTCATACGTTATTTAATTTTCTTCATTTTTCCGGGAGGAGATATTCGCCCCGCGTTGGTTTTACCTGTTACTGTCATATCGGTAACAAATTAAAATAGTTTAACTAATCAAACTGGTTGCACCTGCCGCACTTTTTTGCAGGGAGGTCTACAGCTCCTGGATTTTGCGGTCGGATACAGCCTGTTATCTCCGCTCTTTACCCGCATTATAATAGACATATTCCATATCATAGCAAGGAGCAGGAATAAAATCCAGGAAGTCATGCCGATCCCGAAAACAATGAAGCATATCCTGGGATTTTTTACCTGGTCAGGGTCTTTTCCACAAGAGAAGACACCCGCCAGTATGGGAGAAAATGACGTGTCGGAAGAAACCCTCCCTGGTCATCCAAAGTGCCGAATGTCAATATCGAAGGAGTATACCTGTCCTGAGAATCTATGATTCCCGCAGCACCCGGCGGAATGATCCCTCCCTTATCCGTGGAAATCGCAATATTTTTTTGTCCTATTTCAGGGCGCTTCAGCGACAATCCATAAAAAGAGAGATCGACGACATCGAGTTGGTTAGCATATCCATCGTTCTGCACAATCGCATTGACAATCTCACTCCAGATAGGCAGTGCTCCGGCAGAACCGGATATTCTGGTAGCCCCTTTCCTCATGGCCTCATTATCATCAAATCCGACATACACTCCGACGGCATAACCATCGCTCAGCGAAAGAGTGTTGTCAGCCTTGGAAAATCCGGGAAGATAACCGAAAAACGAGGCATTGGTATATCTGTTGGCCGTCCCGGTTTTTCCCAGAACCGGAATAGACAGGCCCAGGCCGTCGATTATTTCGTCCTTCTCCTGAGTCGCCGAGCCGGTGAGTTTGACATGCTTATCTGCATATCTCCCTGTGCCGAATTTTACTACATTTTCAAGCACATGTCCTATCGCTGCGGATGTTTCCGGAGCTACGAGGTCCCGGCTAATCCGCTGTGGCTGATACAGGATCTCTCCACCCGATGATTCAATTCTATCGATGATGCTGAGCAAATCTCGGCTGTCATCCTCATTGACGCCGGACAGAGTCACTTTGCCGGTCGTCAGTCCTTCATAAAGGCGCAGGGTTTCTAAGAGCGTGACTACATTCGATCCAAGCGGAAAGGACAGCACCGGGGCCAGGCCGCTGTTGACTCCGAATTCCTGAGCAAGTGCTATTAAATATCTAAGGCCGACCAGTATTCTGAAATCACTGATATGCTCGAGTGTATCCATACTGTAGGGTTGCTGTTGTCGCAAAGTTTCCATCTCACGGGAAACCTGTTGCTGTATCAATTCGAAACCCTCCACCGAAATTTCGGAATTCAGATAAACATCATTCCAGAAATTTTTTCTCTGCGTCTCACTCATAGCTGTCAGCATCCGCTCCAGACGAGCCCCGGACAAAGGAATCATTCCTCCGCTCCGGGATATATCTTCCAGGAAGATATAGCGTCCGGCAAATTCGTCATAGAATAATCGACCCTCGGCACCTTCCTCGCTCTCGTCAATGGTATCCTCCACCAACTCCGGATAGTATACGGAGGCGAATGTTCTATCGCTGCGGTGCCGTTGTCTGAAATTGTCAAACTTGCGGTGAAGATTTTCATAATCAAGATAACTTTCAGCCACTATTTCCCGGCGCAGCTCCAGCTCTTCCCTGGCACTCTGGCTCAACGATCGATTTTTGAGTTCTTTTTCAATAGACTTTTTAATATCCGCAAACCCCAGACCATAATGCATCTTCTGTAAACGTTTATGCTCAAGGTCTCTGCCTGCAAAGATAAAATCCGTTTCTATATTTTCCAGGGCACGCTGAAATGCGGCTTTACGCAGGGTGTCGAGATTTATGACAATTCCATACCTGTCGCGGATGCGGCTCCTGTAACGGGAGTAGGGTTCCTGCTCACCATCGACGACAGTCGGCGCCATATCGACATGCTCCGCCACCTCACGGAGCTGTTCACTGGTCAGCTTATCGCAAAGATGTGAGAGCAGCCAGACAGAGGCAACATTCTCCGATTTGACACCCGCCCAGCTCAGTGAAACCTCATCAAAAGGCGAATGATGATCGGGACGGGGAAAATATGGCTGGTTCTGGTACATGAAAACATCCCGGGAGTTCCGCAGATGATCTGTGCTATTCCACCCCAACTGCAGTGCCGCCGCAAAGACAAAAGGCTTGAAGGATGACCCCATCGTCCTTCTGGCATAAATGGCCCGATTATAAAAGCGATTCTCCACTCCTCCGGCCACCGCTTTGATAATGCCGTCTTTAAGAACCAGTGCCCCGCCGTTTAATTGTGGATATTTTTCCAGATCGAGCTGTATCCTGCCATCGTCACCTTCTCCGCGAACGCTGACCCAAACCGTGTCTCCCGGCTGCAGCTGCTGGAGAAAGGCGCTGTAGTCCTTTGCGCCGGCAACACTCCAGGGATTTTTCTGCCAGCGCACTCTGGCGGCCACCAGCCGTGAAAGCCCGCTCTTGTCTATCACGCCGGTTCTGGCACGATGGCCCAGATCGACAGTGACCAGCGGAGAGCCGTCATCATTTGAAACCTCCACAATTTCACCAAAGAGAAAGGCATGCTGTTTGAAAAGCTTGTCGCCCTTATAGGTAAGCTCCTGCAACTCTTTCTGCACCTGCTCGCGTTCATATCCGCGAAGACGCACATCCAGACGGGAAATATCATGGCGCAGAGAGTACAGCGTCTGTTCCTGCATTTTTTTATCGATGGTGGTGATGATACGCACGCCTGATGTGGAAATATTGGTAATTTCATGTTTTTCCAAAGCCTCGGTAATTTCAACCGAGGTCACTGCGTCCTTGACCATATCCATGGCATAATCAAGAGGAAAGCCGACCTCGCCTTTGGAAAATCCTATATCACCGAATGTGGCAACGCCCTGCTCGTATTCGCTGATCATTCCAAGCTCGAGCATTTTTGCCAGAACGTAGTTGACTCTGGTCCTTCCTCTTTCAAGCGCCTTCTTTCTATTTTCCTCCGACTTTTTGATGAAAGGATTATAGTAATTCGGCCTCTTGACGCTTCCGGCTATATAGGCACACTGCAGGAGAGTCAGCTCCTCGGGTTTTTTATCAAAGTAGTAACGCGCGGCAATACCTAATCCATGACCATTGCCGCTGACAAAGAACTGGTTGGCATAAAACTCGAAGATTTTCTCCTTGGGGTAGTGATATTCGAGACGTAAGGCAAAAAGCAGCTCTTTCAATTTCGCTTGTATGGTGCGGTTTTTTCTTTTGAAGAGGTTTTTCGCGGTCTGCTGTGTCAATGTAGATCCACCCTGTACTATCCTTCCGGACTGAATATTCATCCAGGCCGCCCGCATGATACTTAGAGGGTCAAAGCCAAAATGAGAGAAGAAACTATTGTCTTCGGAGGCCACCAGGGCATTGATGAAATTGACGGGGATTCGGTCATATGGCACATACTGTCGGTGCGCCTGGTCAAAAAACACGCCAAGGCGGGTGATGCCGTCGTTATAGAAAACAGGACTTTCTTTCCCTAATATGCTTTCGATATTCTCTGATTGAATCTCTTCGCCGGGATGGAGGACCACAAACCAGTAAAGTGCTGCTCCACCTCCAAGTACAGAAAGAAAGAGGGCTATTGCAAGAAACCGCAGTATTTTTTTTATCATTTTTGAAGGCAACTAAGTAATATCAATGAGGCACAGCAATAATAGTCTTTTTCTCTTTTTTCCATCGCGAAATCCTGCCATAAGAAACTCAAGGGAGTATTCTCAATAGCAGCCGGATTCACGGAAAATATCATCCTGAAAAATATCCGAAAGATTTTTTCTAAGGTACTAAAATGCTATTTTGCTTGCAATTCAAGGAATCATAAGGTTTAAATACACCAATTTTACTATCAAGCTGATAGAAAAGTGAGTGTACATTGTTACTCCACTTATCTCAACCTGCATGTAGTTGTTTTCTATTTTTGGTAGCTTCCGGCAACAGAATATTACTATGATTTGCAAATAATGATTATATCAAAAACCCGCTTTATTCTCCTTTCATGTCTTCTCCTCGGTCTTTCGGGCTGTGCAGCCAAAGAAACATTTCTCAGTTTTATAGATGATCCTGCAGTAAATTCGGGGGAAGATGTCATCCTGATCGATTCTGAAAATTCATCCACACCTCCCGCTGAACTGCTGCCGCTGCCGGTTGAGGATGAAAAAAGCATAACTCAGGAACTTAATGCTCTCGAACAGACAGGGTCCTGGGCGGAAAAAAAGATTCCTGCCGCAGCTGACGTCAAGGACTATGATTTTCCGATAGTTATCAACAAACAGGTCGAAATGTATATCGACCTCTTTCAGAACAAGCAGAAAAAACATTTTAAACGCTGGTTGGCCCGTTCCTCAAAATATATGCCGCTTATCCATGCAGAGCTTGAGAAAGCGGGTCTGCCGAAAGACCTCATCTATCTGGCCATGATCGAAAGTGGTTTTAATCAGCGCGCCTATTCGCGAGCCCGGGCCGTTGGCATGTGGCAGTTCATGTCAGGGACCGGCAAGGATTATAATCTCAGAATCGATCAGTATGTAGATGAACGCCGCAACGCCGAAAAGGCGACAAAGGCCGCCGTCGCCTTTCTCGGCGATCTCTACGCACAGTTTAATGACTGGCACCTGGCGGTGGCTGCCTATAATGCCGGCGCCGGTAAAATCGGATATGGCTTAAAACGTTTCAAAACCAAGGATTTTTGGGAGCTTGCCGAAAAAAAATATCTCAGTCTTGAAACCAAGCGGTATGTCCCCAAACTCATCGCTGCCATGATTATAGCCAAAAACCCGGAAAAATTTGGTTTCAACAATATCAGCTACGAAGCTCCCTTCCAGCACGACACCATTGAAGTCGGCCCGGGTCTGAGCATCAACGCCCTGGCCCTTGTCAGCGGGGGATCCGAAAAGGAACTCGGACTCCTCAACCAGGAGCTGAAAACAGGAAGAACCCCGCTTAATCAATCAAAATATCTTGCCAATGTTCCCAAAGGTACTTCCAGCCTTGCGGCGGCCAATCTCAGCAGACTGCACAGTGTCGTCAAAACAGGCTATAAAACACATATAATAGCAAAAAACGAAACTCTTACGGCTATCTGCAACAAATATAACGTCAACAAGACCACGATCCTGAAGGTCAACAATTTACGTAGCGGTACCTTACAGCGTGGGCAGCGTCTCCGTATCCCTTATAGCGTTGTT
This window of the Desulfopila inferna genome carries:
- a CDS encoding LysM peptidoglycan-binding domain-containing protein; the encoded protein is MIISKTRFILLSCLLLGLSGCAAKETFLSFIDDPAVNSGEDVILIDSENSSTPPAELLPLPVEDEKSITQELNALEQTGSWAEKKIPAAADVKDYDFPIVINKQVEMYIDLFQNKQKKHFKRWLARSSKYMPLIHAELEKAGLPKDLIYLAMIESGFNQRAYSRARAVGMWQFMSGTGKDYNLRIDQYVDERRNAEKATKAAVAFLGDLYAQFNDWHLAVAAYNAGAGKIGYGLKRFKTKDFWELAEKKYLSLETKRYVPKLIAAMIIAKNPEKFGFNNISYEAPFQHDTIEVGPGLSINALALVSGGSEKELGLLNQELKTGRTPLNQSKYLANVPKGTSSLAAANLSRLHSVVKTGYKTHIIAKNETLTAICNKYNVNKTTILKVNNLRSGTLQRGQRLRIPYSVVDYQLLPKDGSAIAHSSDSLILHTIKRGETISKIATKYSVPQQMIVAWNGLKSVHKIREGQQLALYIIDDGAVLASSTSAQKNPQKTAAADTDNNLIVFADNKKNIPVTETSAHEAFSWYQVKGGDTLWKISRRFNTSPKEIKLWNNLNTNLIHPGSKLKVKDV
- a CDS encoding transglycosylase domain-containing protein, whose amino-acid sequence is MIKKILRFLAIALFLSVLGGGAALYWFVVLHPGEEIQSENIESILGKESPVFYNDGITRLGVFFDQAHRQYVPYDRIPVNFINALVASEDNSFFSHFGFDPLSIMRAAWMNIQSGRIVQGGSTLTQQTAKNLFKRKNRTIQAKLKELLFALRLEYHYPKEKIFEFYANQFFVSGNGHGLGIAARYYFDKKPEELTLLQCAYIAGSVKRPNYYNPFIKKSEENRKKALERGRTRVNYVLAKMLELGMISEYEQGVATFGDIGFSKGEVGFPLDYAMDMVKDAVTSVEITEALEKHEITNISTSGVRIITTIDKKMQEQTLYSLRHDISRLDVRLRGYEREQVQKELQELTYKGDKLFKQHAFLFGEIVEVSNDDGSPLVTVDLGHRARTGVIDKSGLSRLVAARVRWQKNPWSVAGAKDYSAFLQQLQPGDTVWVSVRGEGDDGRIQLDLEKYPQLNGGALVLKDGIIKAVAGGVENRFYNRAIYARRTMGSSFKPFVFAAALQLGWNSTDHLRNSRDVFMYQNQPYFPRPDHHSPFDEVSLSWAGVKSENVASVWLLSHLCDKLTSEQLREVAEHVDMAPTVVDGEQEPYSRYRSRIRDRYGIVINLDTLRKAAFQRALENIETDFIFAGRDLEHKRLQKMHYGLGFADIKKSIEKELKNRSLSQSAREELELRREIVAESYLDYENLHRKFDNFRQRHRSDRTFASVYYPELVEDTIDESEEGAEGRLFYDEFAGRYIFLEDISRSGGMIPLSGARLERMLTAMSETQRKNFWNDVYLNSEISVEGFELIQQQVSREMETLRQQQPYSMDTLEHISDFRILVGLRYLIALAQEFGVNSGLAPVLSFPLGSNVVTLLETLRLYEGLTTGKVTLSGVNEDDSRDLLSIIDRIESSGGEILYQPQRISRDLVAPETSAAIGHVLENVVKFGTGRYADKHVKLTGSATQEKDEIIDGLGLSIPVLGKTGTANRYTNASFFGYLPGFSKADNTLSLSDGYAVGVYVGFDDNEAMRKGATRISGSAGALPIWSEIVNAIVQNDGYANQLDVVDLSFYGLSLKRPEIGQKNIAISTDKGGIIPPGAAGIIDSQDRYTPSILTFGTLDDQGGFLPTRHFLPYWRVSSLVEKTLTR